One Bacillota bacterium genomic window carries:
- a CDS encoding RNA polymerase sigma factor encodes MTGDQAGTAGGVERNLMKRVSRGSSWAAADLLDGYSGPVFRFILARVSLRREDAEEVLQDTFLAAMRSAATYAGQSCLLTWLCGIARHKVADFYRRTGRQPPTVEGGAGEDDPGDRLALREAIDLALGGLPIDYRQLLLGKYERGQTMAELAAEVGTTTKAVESRLGRARAAFAEGFQRVWGGEWR; translated from the coding sequence TTGACGGGCGACCAGGCCGGGACGGCCGGCGGCGTCGAAAGAAACCTCATGAAGCGGGTCAGCCGGGGATCGTCGTGGGCCGCCGCCGATCTCCTCGATGGCTACAGCGGGCCGGTCTTCCGCTTCATCTTGGCCCGGGTGAGCCTGCGCCGGGAGGATGCCGAGGAGGTCCTCCAGGATACCTTCCTGGCCGCCATGCGGTCGGCGGCGACCTACGCCGGGCAGTCGTGCCTCCTGACCTGGCTCTGCGGGATCGCCCGGCACAAAGTGGCCGACTTCTACCGGCGAACGGGGCGTCAACCGCCGACGGTGGAGGGGGGAGCGGGGGAGGACGACCCAGGCGACCGGCTGGCCCTTCGCGAGGCCATCGACCTCGCCTTGGGCGGACTGCCCATCGACTACCGGCAACTGCTCCTCGGCAAGTACGAACGCGGCCAGACCATGGCTGAACTGGCGGCCGAAGTCGGGACGACGACGAAGGCCGTCGAGTCAAGGCTCGGCCGGGCCAGGGCGGCCTTTGCCGAAGGTTTCCAGAGAGTCTGGGGGGGTGAATGGCGATGA
- a CDS encoding PTS sugar transporter subunit IIA — MTESLPQIAFDRNLVIVGLEAGTADESIRALGRRFVAEGHVREGYIDAVIKREHEFATGLPTAIPVALPHAEASNVL, encoded by the coding sequence ATGACGGAATCGCTCCCACAAATCGCCTTCGATCGAAACCTGGTCATCGTCGGTCTGGAGGCCGGCACGGCCGATGAGTCCATCAGGGCCTTGGGCCGCCGGTTCGTGGCCGAAGGCCACGTCAGAGAGGGCTACATCGACGCGGTCATCAAGCGGGAACATGAGTTCGCCACCGGCCTGCCGACGGCGATCCCCGTCGCCCTGCCCCACGCCGAAGCCAGCAACGTCCTG